CGAGCCCGGACACCTTGCCGTCCGTCTGAAAAAACCCCTTCGCCGTCTCCAGATCCAGAAGCGCAAAGGTTGCATCGTACTCGTACAAGCCCGACTCGAAGGTTCCGGCCACGAAGAATTTCTTCACGTTTTTCACGCCCATCGCCTCGGGCTTGAGTCCTTGGGGGAAAAGGACCCTCAAGACGCCCCGCGTGAGTCCCAGATCCTGGGCGAGCGTCTTGCCCAGGACGATCTCTGGAAGTCTTTCGGGATTCTCCGCCGGCGCCGCGGGCGTCCGCCGGATGTCGACGCGCGAAAACCGGATGTACCGGTCGAAGTCGACGCCCTTGAGCACCAGCCCCTTGACCTGCGGGCCCGAGACCGCCAGCCCTTCCCGGTAGATGAACGGCACGACGCCGGCCACTTCCTCGCTGGATCCGGCCGACGCCGCCTCGCGCTCCACCTCCGCCTCGTCGCTGATCTCGTCCGCTTTTTGGAGGATGACGTGGGCGTTCATGCCCAAGATCGCGCGCCGGTATTCCGCCTGGAAACCGGTCAGGACGGAGAAGGCGACCCAAAGGGCACCGACGCCGAATCCCAGACCCAGGACGGCGATCCACGCCGCCGCCGAGAGAAAACGGCCGCGCCGCTTGGAAAAGAGAAACCGGCGGGCGAGAGAAAATTCCAAACTCATTTATTCATACCTCAGCGCCTCGACCGGCGAGACCCGGCCGGCCTGACGCGCGGGATAGAGCGCCGCCAGAAAGGTGACGAAGGGCACGAGCAAAAGGACCGTCACGACGTCCGACGGCTCGACCGCGACCGGCAGATGCTCGATGTAGTAGCTCGCCGGAAGCGGGACGGGATACTTCGTGAGGAGCCACGCGGCCAACAGCCCCAGTGCGCCGCCCGACGCCGTCCCGATGAAACCGATCGCGGCGCTCTTCCATAAAAAAATGCGCCGCACTCGGGCCGCGGAGAGCCCGACGGCCCGGAGCACCGCCATGTCCTTGGTCTTGTCGAGCACGGTGAGCGAGACCAGGCCGTAGATATTGAAGGCGGCGATCAGGAGGAGCATGCCCAGAAGCAGAAACATCCCGATCTTTTCCAGTTTGGTCGCCGCGAAGAGCTTGGGATTCGCCTCCCGCCACGTTTCGACGCGGAGGTTCTTCAAGCCCTTGGCCTCCAGGACGGCGCGCACGGCGTCGGCGGCGTCGCGCGGCTCCACCCACACCTCGAGCCCCGTGCGCGCCTGCTCGCCGAAGAGGCGCAAGGCCTGCGCGTAGGGGGCGAGCGCGTACTTGCTGTCGTAGTCGTAGAATCCGGAGTGAAAGATCCCCGTGAGCTTCAAGAGTCGGACGCGGGGCATCACCTCTCCCGAAGGCCCCACGTCGCCCAGGGGAAAGATGATCCTCAGTTCCTCCGGAAAATCGGGATGCGCGTGCAGGGCCGCCGCCAACTCGTCTCCCAGGACGACGCTGTCCTCCCCGAACGCCTCCGAGGCGTAGTACCGCCCCAGACGGGCCTCGTCCGGGGCTTCCCCCAGCCCGCGAAGACGCAATCCCAGGACGCCGCCCTCCTCCGTCTGCGCCACGGCCTCGCCCTCCGCAAAGGGCACGAGCTTGCGGATGCGCGGGTCGGCCGCCCGGAAGTCCTCCATGCGCTCCGACAGGTCCTCGCCCGTCGTGCTCAAGACCGTCAGCGGGGCGCGGAAATTGAGGATGCGGCTGCGGAAGTCCCTCTCGAAACCGTTCATGACGGAGAGGACGAAAATGAGGGAGAAGACGCCGACGCCCACGGACAGGAGCGAAATCGACAGGATCAGGGAGACAAACGGCGGCTTGTGCCGCGTGGAGAGGTAGCGGCGGGCGATGAAGGTTTCGAACATTAGGCGGTCGGCCTCATCAGCGGAAACAGGATGACATCCCGGATCGACGGCTGGTCGGTCAGGATCATCACGAGCCGGTCGATGCCGATCCCCTCGCCCGCCGTCGGCGGGAGGCCGTGCTCCAGGGCCCGGATGTAATCCTCGTCGTACGGCATCGCCTCCTCGTCGCCCTTCTTGCGGGCCTCCACCTGCTGGAGGAAGCGTTCCTTCTGGTCCAGGGGATCGTTCAACTCGGAGAAGGCGTTGGCGATCTCCATGCCCGCCACGTAGAGCTCGAACCGGTCGACCACCTCCGGATTCTGGTCGTTCTTCCGCGCCAGCGGCGACTCCGAGAGAGGGAACGGCAGCACGAACGTGGGCTGCACGAGGCTCGACTCGCCCTCGCGGATCATCTCGGGGTAGGTGATCCGTCGGAACGGGGCCTCGAAGGAGATCTCCCTGCCCTGGTAGGGAAACGCCTTCTTGCCGTGGATCAACAGCGCCAGTTCCCCGAACAACGCCTCCGTCTCCCGGATCAGGTCCTCGTG
Above is a genomic segment from bacterium containing:
- a CDS encoding ABC transporter permease, which encodes MEFSLARRFLFSKRRGRFLSAAAWIAVLGLGFGVGALWVAFSVLTGFQAEYRRAILGMNAHVILQKADEISDEAEVEREAASAGSSEEVAGVVPFIYREGLAVSGPQVKGLVLKGVDFDRYIRFSRVDIRRTPAAPAENPERLPEIVLGKTLAQDLGLTRGVLRVLFPQGLKPEAMGVKNVKKFFVAGTFESGLYEYDATFALLDLETAKGFFQTDGKVSGLELWLKDPDRAGVWGERLRERFDYPYVVMTWRELNENVFRALEMERLVFGVILGVLVAVSALNVVGTLAMLFLEKRGEVALLRALGLSWRRIRKVFLFDGLLIGCAGVAAGLALGSGVLLFLDLWKPIALAPEVYFVRSVPVVWSGTVLAGVAASSLLIVLGASALTLARVSRLNVVRSLLEA
- a CDS encoding FtsX-like permease family protein — translated: MFETFIARRYLSTRHKPPFVSLILSISLLSVGVGVFSLIFVLSVMNGFERDFRSRILNFRAPLTVLSTTGEDLSERMEDFRAADPRIRKLVPFAEGEAVAQTEEGGVLGLRLRGLGEAPDEARLGRYYASEAFGEDSVVLGDELAAALHAHPDFPEELRIIFPLGDVGPSGEVMPRVRLLKLTGIFHSGFYDYDSKYALAPYAQALRLFGEQARTGLEVWVEPRDAADAVRAVLEAKGLKNLRVETWREANPKLFAATKLEKIGMFLLLGMLLLIAAFNIYGLVSLTVLDKTKDMAVLRAVGLSAARVRRIFLWKSAAIGFIGTASGGALGLLAAWLLTKYPVPLPASYYIEHLPVAVEPSDVVTVLLLVPFVTFLAALYPARQAGRVSPVEALRYE